Below is a genomic region from Dehalococcoides mccartyi.
TTACTTTTATCGCCGCAAAAAGGCTCAAGCCAAGGTAAAGAGCAAGCACTCCAAAATGCCTGCTTGGTTTAACATAAGCCTGGCGGCACTGATTGTACTGGGCATAATATTCGGCGGCTGGGGACTTGCATCCGGGCACTTCCCTCCTTGGGGTATGAGTGTTGATGTCTCCATTTCCCCGGTGGGCGGAGGAAAGGTAAACTTAAGCCCGGACAAATCTTCTTACAGCAGCGGCTCAAACGTAAACTTAAATGCTGTTGCAGCTGCCGGTTACCGGTTTGACCACTGGAGCGGAGATTTGAGCGGCAACAGTCCGTCCGTAAGCCTCAGCCTCAATTCATCTAAAAATATTGTGGCTAACTTTGTAAGGCAGTTTCAGCTTAACATAAGCACATCCCCTCAGGCCGGAGGCAATCTAAGCACAATAAGCGGCAATTTTGATGCAGGAACTATCATAGACATAACAGCTAATCCTATGCAGGGTTACCGTTTTGACCATTGGAGCGGAGACATAAACGGTACCAACCCCACAATCAGCTTCATAATGGACACAAATAAAAATATTGTGGCCAATTTTGTGCCCCTGCTTCTGCTTACCATCAGTATCACCCCGAATGCTGCCGGTATTGTCACTCCCGAAGGGAATTACTTTGATTACGGGGCCAGTATCACCCTGACAGCCCAGGCTGCTCCCGGCTACCAGTTTATAGGCTGGACAGGGGACCTGACCACTAATTTAACTACAATTAACATTACTATGGATAAAAACTATACCTTAACCGCCAACTTTGCACCTGTTATTCAGACAGTATCTCTGGTTATGCCCAACCGTATCGGTGAATCCACCTGGATAAGCTGGAGCAAAGAGCTTTTAAAAGACCAATATATAGTTATCAATTCCAGTCTGGCAGGTGCATTTAATTTATCTGACTCAAGCCACCTCTGGCGGGTAGAGGTATTCCGCCCGGATGGAGAACATATTGAAAACTGGTTTGGCGACTACTGGCTGAACCCGGAACATGTCTTTGCCTTTACCGCCCAGATAAGCGGCACCTATATGCTGAAAGTATCCCATTACAGTTCATTTATAAAAGACTTAAATATGTCGTTCAGTCCCGGAGGCTGGGTAATAACCGGCTATTCCTGGAGCTGAAGCAAAGTTTATCAGTTCATTACTTCAGACCGGTATAGATGGAAAACTATGCCGGTCTTTTCGTTCACATCTATAACCTAAGGAGAGAAGAATGAAAGCCAGTCAGGGAAGTATAGGAAGAGTATTTATAATACGGCTGGAAGACGGTGACAAAGTACCATCCTGCCTGGAAGATTTTGCCCTCACCCAGCATATAAGCCATGCCCAGGTAGTTCTGATTGGCGGTATAGAGGGAGGTCAGGTAGTGGTAGGGCCGCGCCAAAGCCGTGAGTACCCGCCTGAGCCGGTTCTGATACCGCTTGACGGAGCACATGAAGTGGCCGGGGTAGGTATAATAACGCCCGACGAAAGCGGTAACCCCAAGCTGCATATCCATGCCGCTCTTGGGCGAATGGGTAAAACTACTACCGGCTGCCTGAGACCTGGGGTAAGTACCTGGATTGTGGGCGAAGCGGTTATGTATGAAATACTGGGGGCAAAGGCTGCCCGCCGTTTTGATGAAAAAACCCGGTTCAATCTGCTGCAACCCGAATAACCGCTGCCAAAGCCCATACCGGTGTCTTTTCCGTGAAGGATAGATTAACTTGATTTGAACAGCAGGTTATAAAAACATTTGTCTGCCGGTTGTGGCTGGTTGGCAGAAAAGTAGCGGAGACCTGCTGTTCCGCTTGAAAACTTGATAAACACTGAGAATCAAAAGTTATTCACCGCTGGAATCAGGCAGGTTTACCGGGGCTTTATATGAATCTTCTATCCGTTTCATTTCCTGCCCGCAGCAGACCAGCGTACCGCCGCCCACCTTGATAACCCGCACAATATTGCCGCATATATCGCATTTGTAGGTTTCACCCAGCTGTTTTACACCCATTCCCGGAAGCCTCCGTTTCGTTAAGAATACAGCTAGTCTTTTTTAACAGGTTTGATAATTATTTCTTCTTCGTATTCTTCGGGTTCGCGGATAAGTTTGAAACCCAGCAGAAACAGCCCCATGAAAAGTATCCCGCCCACAATAAAGAGCGGCCAGTAAAGTATACCTGCCAGCATGACAAAGAAACACACCAAGAGGACAATAGTATAGGCTACAACATGTGTACGAAAGTATTCCAGCATATCTGTTACCTCCCGTTAAAGGACTGTATGTATATATTATACCAGTCCGCTTAAGAAACATAGCCGGGAAATAAACCATATTTAACCTGCTGTAGGTTAAATATAAGATAACCGAGGAATAAATTGGTACCCCCAAGGGGATTCGAACCCCTGTTGACGGCGTGAAAGGCCGCTGTCCTGGGCCTCTAGACGATGGGGGCACACAGGGTAATCAGTATAGCAAAACTGCAGGTGGCTGGCAAACTGAAGCTATGGCAGGGCTGCCATAGCTTCCAGACCTGCACTTTCATCCAAGCCCAGCATAATATTCATATTCTGTACAGCCTGCCCCGCCGCACCTTTTACCAGATTATCTATGCAGCTTATAACTACCAGCCGTTCATTCAGGGCATCTACCACCGGGTGAATAAAGCACATATTGGTACCGCGGGTATAACGGGTGTGGGGCGGCTCGGCGGTTATCTTCACAAAAGGCTCATCTTTATAAAAACGGTGGTAAATCTCTTTGACTTCTTCGTCTGTAACCGGCCGTTTCAAACGGGCATAGGCACTTGAAAGTATACCCCGGCTCATGGGTATTAGGTGAGGGCAAAAAGTAATCCGCGGGATTACCCCTCCACCAGCGTAAGAAAGTTCCTGAACTATCTCCGGCTGGTGGCGGTGAGAGCCAACAGAATAAGCGCAAACATCTTCGTCTGCTTCACAAAATATATTTTTGGCAGTAGGGGTCCTACCAGAACCGGAAAGCCCGGACTTGGCATCTATAATAGCACTTGGCTCTATCAGATCCATTTTAAAAGCAGGGGTAAGCCCAAGTATGGCAGAGGTGGGGTAACAGCCCGGATTTGCCACCAGACGGGCGCTGGCAATATCCTTACGCTTAAGTTCAGGCAGACCATACACCGCTTCGGGAAGAAGCTCCGGGCAGGGATGCTCAAACCCGTACCATGCCTGATAAAGTGACGGGTCTTTCAGCCGGAAATCAGCGCTGATATCTATTATCCGTATTCCTTTTGCGAGCAAATCCGACACCAAGACCGCCCCTTCCTTGTGGGGCAGAGCCATAAAGACAATATCCACCTGCCCTTCCAGATTTTCGGTAATAGGCAGATTGAGACGGTGAAGGTAAGGAAATGCATCCGAAAGCTTTTTGCCGGCCAAACTCCGCCCGGTTACCGAACAAAGCTCTACCGAAGGGTGACTTGCCAGAATACGGGCAAGCTCCAGCCCTGCATAACCGGTTACATTTATAATACCTGCTTTATATTTCTTCATCTGCTTATCCCTTTAAAAGATGTTAAAAGTATAACATATCCGGCCGAAGCCGAAGCTACTCATTTTTACCCATATTCCGCAGGCTGTTTAAAATGTACTGGATTTCAATGGTAGTCATACCGAAGCGGTGCATGGCATGGCGTGAAAGTTCCAAACCTACCTCAAACTCAGGCTGGACTACCTCGCTGACACCCATTTGTTTGAGTTTTGCAGCCTGAGTGTCACTGGTCACCCTAGCTACTATATCCAGCCGCGCATTTATCTTGCGGGCATTTTTAACCACCTGTTCGGTATCCGCAAAACCAGGCATAGCACAGATGAGCAAACGGGCTTTCTCTAAACGGGCAAACCTGAGTATTTCGGGATTGGCGGCATCTCCGTATATGGCAGGTGCTTTCTGGCGGCGAAGTTCGGCAATGGTTTGGGGGTCTAAATCTATAACCAGAAAGGGGAAATTGCGGCGGTTCATCACCCGGGTCAGAGTCTTGGCAACACCCCCCTGCGAACAGATAACCGCATGGTTGGAAATGTCTAAATCCATAAACTCCGCCTGCCCGGAGGTACGCAGGCTGACCAGTTTGCTTGCCAGCGGCCACTGGCTGACCTTTCTGTAAGCCGCACCGCTGAAACTTAAGGCAAAAGGGGTGATTATCATGGTAATAACGGCACTGCTGATGGTAATGGCATAAATACTGTCAGAAATAACTGATGATGCCAGACCCACCCCGGCCAGTACAAAGCTGAATTCACCTATCTGCATCAGACCGATACCGGTAGTAAATGAGGTCTGGAAAGTATAGCCGAACAGCCATGGCACTACCCCGGCCACCAGACTCTTGATGACCAGCAGGAAGACAACTACCAGCAGAACCAAGCCCATATTCTCCACTGCAAAATTAAGGTTTGCCAGCATACCCAGAGAAACAAAGAACAAAGCCCCGAAAATATCCCTAAGGGGGATTATATCTGCCAGTGCCTGCTTGGCATACATGGATTGCCCAATAAGAAGCCCTGCTATAAATGCACCTACTGCCGGTGAAAGACCCAGCGCAGTTGCCCCCATGGCCGCCCCCAGAGACAGGGTGATAACAGACAGAAGAAAAAGCTCATGGGAATGGGCAGCCACTCTACCCAGCAGACGGGGGAAAACCCAAAATCCCAAAGCAAACATAACCAGAATAAAAGCCGCCGCTTTGGCAAAGGCAACACCTATTGTCAGGCCGACGTCTCCGCCTTCACTCCCCAAAGCCGGTAAAATAATCATCAGGGGAATAAGGCAAATATCCTGCACCAGCAGGATGCCCAGCATCACCCGCCCGTGAGGGGCTTCCGCCTCACCTCTGTCCATAAGTATTTTAAGGACTATCAGGGTAGAGGAAAGCGAGACCATAAACCCGAAGAAGATAGAGGCATTTATATCCCAGCCAAGGCCTCTGCCCAGCAAAAACCCAAACCCGGCGGTAACAATTATCTGGATAAGACCGCCCAGCACCGCCACTTTTCCCACCCGCTTCAGCTCATCCAGCGAAAAATCAAGACCAAGGGTAAAAAGGAGCAGAATAACCCCGACTGTAGCCATGGATTCAATAACGCCCGGAGACTGCACCAAACCGAAACCGTTTGGGCCTATGGCTATACCAGCCCCCAGATAACCCAGAAGAAGCGGCAGTTTGAAACGGCGTGCCAGTAAACCGGCCAGAACGGCCGCTATAAGCACAATAATTAAGTCCAACCCGAAGCTGGAGCCTAATTCTTCCAAAGCCCTCTCCTTATTCGGGGAAAATCAGGGATGCAATATTCTAACACATAGACCCGTACTTTCTACACAAGCTCTTGTAACTGATGTCCCAAGATAACCAAAATATTTTATGAATTGGCATTTGGGGAAATAATGTCTATACTAAGTGTTTGATATGAACTATACCGAAGAAACCAACAGCCTCACTTTTCTGGGTACAGGCGGTGCCAGATTTATGGTCAGCCGTCAGATACTGGCTTCGGGCGGCATCTGGCTGAACCTTGACGGCAAACGGTTCCTGATTGACCCCGGCCCGGGCAGTATTGTGCAGGTATGCCGTTTGGGTTTAAACCCGGAAAACCTGAGCGCTATCCTTTTGTCCCACCGCCATCTGGACCACTCCGGTGATGTAAACGTGATGATAGAGGCCATGACCCAGGGCGGCTTTAACAAAAACGGCCATTTTCTAGCCCCTGAAGATGCCCTGGATAATGAACCGGTTATATACTCGTATCTAAGGCCGTTTTTAAATAACCTGACTGTGCTTGAGGAAGAACACGAATACAATCTGGACGGGATAAAGGTTTTCACTACCCGGCGTCATCAGCACCCGGTGGAAACATACGGATTTATATTTGAATCTTCCAATCACCGCATAGGTTTCGTAAGCGATACCCGCTATTTTGAGGAAATACCCCAAATCTACGCAGGCTGTGACGTTCTGATAATAAATGTTGTTCTTAGGGAATCTATAGAACGTATTTACCATTTGAGCATAGCTGATGCCGCCAGACTGATTACAGGGGCTAAACCCAAAACAGCCATACTTACCCACTTCGGTCTGCAGCTTTTCCGGGCAGACCCGGCCAAGATGGCAGCCAAAGTTGAAACCGAAACCGGTATACCCGTCATAGCCGCTGTAGATGACCTGCTTTTCAAGCTGGAATAATGCCCGTAAACAATTTATTTTTGCCAGAATTCGCCCCAGAGAGGAACGCTTTTGAACTACCCCGAACATATTCTCCATCAGGTTGAAAAACCCGGCCGCTATACCGGCGGGGAATGGAATTCCGTTTGCAAGGAATGGTCTAAAACCCCGCTTAAGGTTGCCCTGAGCTTTCCCGATACCTATGAAATAGGCATGTCCAACCTGGCCATACCCCTGCTTTACGATATTTTAAACCGCAACACCGATATTCTGGCCGAAAGGGTTTTCAGCCCCTGGCTGGATATGGAAAACCTTATCCGTGAGAGAAAACTTCCCTTTGTCAGTCTGGAAAGCGGCCACCCCGTAAAAGAGTTTGATATCTTGGGTTTTTCACTGGGGTATGAGCTTACCTATACCAATATACTGAATATGCTTTCTCTGGCAAGCATACCCATGCTTGCCGCCGAAAGGGGAGGGGATTTTCCGCTGGTGATTGCCGGCGGCAGCTGCAGCCTCAACCCCGAACCTCTGGCAGATTTTATAGATGCTTTTGTAATAGGTGATGCCGAAGAGGCAATACAAGACCTGTGCCAAGCCGTCCTTGATGCCAGAAATTATAACCTTAGTAAAGACCAAATGTTGCGGGAACTGGCCAAAATCCCCGGTATTTACATACCCTGCCTGTATAAGGCCGAATATAACCCTGACGGTACTTTGAAATCCATCACCCCCACCACACCTGAAGCACCTCCCGTAATAAACCGCCGCATTTTGCCCGCTTTGCCGCCGCCAACCGTAAAACCGGTAGTACCGTATATAGAGGTGGTACAGGACAGGGGAGCGGTGGAGATAAGCCGCGGCTGCAGCCGGGGTTGCCGTTTCTGCTCTGCCGGCATTATTTACCGCCCGGTCAGGGTACGCCCGGCGGCAGAGGTTGTAAGTGCCGTTGAAGGCATAATGGATAACTGCGGTTATGATGAAATTTCCTTGCTTTCGCTGAGCTGCTCGGACTACCCGGGTATTGAAAATCTGGTAAAAACCCTGGCGGAAAAATACGCAGACAAACACCTGGCCCTATCACTGCCCAGTTTACGCCTGACCCCAGATTCGGTCGGGCTGGTAAACGTGCTGGCGGGTGGGCGTAAAAGCGGGCTTACCTTTGCACCCGAAGCAGCCAGCGAGCGTCTCCAGCGGGTTATAAATAAACTTACCTCTGAGGAAGAGCTGTGTGATACCGCCTGTACTGCCTTTGAAAGCGGCTGGACCAGCTTCAAGATGTATTTCATGATAGGATTGCCGACTGAAACTGACGAAGATGCCGCCGCTATCTGCCAAATGGCAGGCAGGGTAAATGCCCTATCCCGCGGCGCTCCCGGACGCCGCCCCCAGATACGCCTGAGCCTGGCCTCATACGTACCCAAAGCCCATACCCCATTTCAGTGGGAAGCCCAGCTGGATGAGGAATCCCTCTACCGCAGGGCGGATATAGTAAGGCAGGGGCTGAAACGCTGGGGAATAAAGGTTTCCTGGTCTGATACTAAAATGAGCCTGCTGGAAGCCGTGTTTTCCAGAGGAGACCGCCGTCTGGGCAAAGTGATATATACCGCCTGGCAAAAGGGTGCCAAGTTTGATGCCTGGAGTGAGTGCTTCAATTTTACCCTTTGGCAGGAGGCTTTTGATGAATGCAGTTTAAGCCCCTCGTTCTATGCCCACCGCAAACGCCCGCTTGACGAAACGCTGCCCTGGGGGCATATAAATGCCGGGGTAAGTGCCGAATTCCTGAAAAAGGAATATGCCCGCTCAGTGGAAGGGCAGGATACGCCTGACTGCCGCGAAGGCAAATGCCATGCCTGCGGACTGGAAAAAACGGTAACCGAATGTAACAACCGCCTGCACAGAAAATAAACAGCCAGGTAAAACGCCAATAAAAAAGGGGGCTTTAAAGCCCCCTTTGTGTTTAACAGTAATATTTCAGCTAAAAAGTAGCCACCGCAACCACCCGGTCGCCTTCCTCAAGGCGCATTACCCTGACACCCTGAGTGGCTCTGCCCATGATGGGTATGCCATGAGAGGGATCTTCTTCTTTGACCTGAGTACGGGTAACCATGCCGTCAGCGGAGATAAGCATCATCTGGTCAGTCTCGCTGACTACCTTTGAGGCCACAACCTCACCGGTTTTGTCTACAACCTTGAAGTTTATAACCCCGCTGCCAGCCCGGTGCTGCTGGGGGTATTCCTCTATGGCAGTCAGTTTGCCGGCACCATTTTCGGTTACAGTTATTACCAGCGTACCCTCCTGGGCAACGTCCATACTTACTACTTCGTCCCCTTTAGAAAGGACTATAGCCTTGACACCGCCGGAAGCCCTTAGGCTGGTACGGAGTTCGCTTACCGGGAAACGGATAGACTGCCCCAGACGGGTAGCCAGCAGAATATCTTTTTCCTCAGTAGTTTCAACCGCCGCCACCAATTCATCCGAAGTAGCCAAATCCATGGCTATCAACCCTGAAGAACGGACTGCGGTAAACTCCTGAAGTGAGGTCTTTTTGATTTCACCTTTATTGGTAGCCATCAGCAGGAAATGGTCTGCCGGGAAGCTCTTTAAGTCCAGTATGGCGGTTATCCGTTCGTCCTGTGTAACAGGTATCAGGTTTACGATAGCCGTACCCTTGGCAATGCGGGAGGCATCATCAGGTATATCAAAACAGCGCAGGCTGAATACCTTGCCCCGGTTGGTGAAAAAGAGCAGGGTATCATGGGTATCTGAAACTGAAAGGAAACGGACTGCATCTGCTTCGCGGGTGGGCATACCCATTATGCCGGTACCGCCGCGGTGCTGCAGGCGGAATACATTAGCCGGCACCCGTTTGATAAAGCCCCTTTCACTCAAAGTAACTATAACATCCATATGGGGTACCAGATCTTCCTCACGGAATTCTATAACACCCTGATTGGAAATCTCGGTGGCACGGGACTGGCCATAGCTCCCTCTAAGGTCTTTGGCGTCTTCTTTTACCAGAGCATAAATCTTTTCAGGGTGAGACAGCAAATCTTCCAGATAACCTATGCGTTTCATAAGCTCGGCGTATTCGTCCAGTATCTTCTGGCGTTCCAGATTGGCCAGACGGCGAAGCTGTAAATCCAGAATAGCTTGAGCCTGGATTGCTGAGAAATCAAACTCAGCCATCAGGTTTTTGCGGGCTGTATCACCGTTTTCGGAACTGCGGATAATGGCAATAATACGGTCAATAAAATCCAGCGCCTTTTTAAGACCTTCCAGTATATGGGCGCGGTCTTTGGCGGCTTTAAGTTCAAACTGACTCCGACGGGTGATAATAAGGTGGCGGAAGTCTATAAAGTTTTTAAGCACTTCTTTCAGGCTGAGTACCTGCGGCTGACCGTCTACCAGCGCCAGCATGTTTACAAAGAATGAGGTGCGCATGTTGGTATGTTTGTAGAGGCTGTTTAAAACCTGCTGGGGTTCGGCATCACGTTTAAGTTCAATAACTACCCGCATACCCTGCCGGTCAGATTCATCCCGCAAGTCAGAAATGCCTACCAGCTTTCGGTCCTTGACCAATTCGGCAATCTTGGCTACCAGTTCGGCCTTGTTTACCTGATAGGGAATTTCGGTAACAAATATAGCCTTGCGGTTGTCCACTTCGCCGATATGGGCCTTGGCTTGTATAACAATTTTGCCTTTACCGGTAGCATAGGCACTCTTTATACCGTCAGTGCCCAGTATAGTCCCGCCGGTAGGGAAGTCCGGTCCGGAAACAAACTGCATCAGTTCATCTACGCCGCAATCAGGGTTGTCAATAAGGTAGCAGATGGCCTGGCAGAGTTCCGCCAGATTGTGGGGAGGTATATTGGTTGCCATACCCACCGCAATACCTGAACTGCCGTTCATAAGCAAATTGGGTATACGGGCCGGAAGCACAGTGGGTTCTTCCAGCGAGGAATCGAAGTTGGGCATAAAGTCTACGGTATTTTTATCTATGTCAGTCAGCAGCTGTTCAGCTATCTGAGCCAGGCGGGCTTCGGTGTAACGCATTGCAGCCGCGGGGTCATTATCCACGCTGCCGAAGTTTCCCTGACCATCTACCAGCGGATAGCGATAGGAAAATGGCTGGGCCATACGTACCATAGCGTCGTAAACAGAAGAGTCACCATGGGGATGATATTTACCTAAAACTTCACCCACGATACGGGCACTCTTTTTATACGGGGTATTATGCTTCATGCCCAGGTCATTCATAGCATAGAGAATGCGCCTCTGTACCGGTTTCAGACCATCCCGCACATCCGGCAAGGCACGTGAAACGATTACACTCATAGCATAATCAAGGTACGAACCCTTCATTTCATCTTCTATATTTATCGGCCTGGTGTTACCTGTTACCATATTCTAAACCTCCAGATCACCCTCGTTTTCATCATCAGTATATGTCTGGCTTTCAGCCTCAGCTTCTTCTGCCATCAGTTCAGTTTCATCTACTTCTATCTCGTATCCGCCTTCTTCCTTGTCACTCTCATCAGGCTCGGTGCCGGCAGAGCTCTTGGAAAGCCCTCTGGACGAGAATGAAGGTATACCCATCTGCGAGGGATGCTGGAAGGTTTCCCTGATAATAACCACCAGTTTTTCTTCATTGGAACTGATGACGGTGGCTGAATATTTATTGCCGCCCTTCATCAGTTTTATCAGCCGCTTGGAAGTAGGTATATCAACCATACCCAGCACTTCCCCGCCGCAGTTTTCCACCCACAGATTCGCACCGTCTATCCGCAGACAAAGCTGGTCACCAGCTACGATTCTGGCCAGTACCCCTTTGGGAGCCAGACGGGTCAGGTTTATTACCCCGGCTTTGCCGATTTCTTCAAGAAAATCCTGGGGCTGAACCCGGTGAATGACCGGCCCAGCCGTTGTATTTTCCTTGCTGAGTACTTCCAGCCGGTGCAGATTTTTTTCAGCTATTACATTATAAGGATCTATTTCTCTGGCACGGGTATAGGCAGCAATAGCCTCCGGATAAATAGCCAGCTCCAGATAGGCCCGCCCCAGACGGTTAAATGCTTCCACATCATTCGGGAACTGGTCAATAATTTTTTTATTAACCTCCACCGCCTCTTGCCAGCGTCCTTCCATGGCTAAACTTACAGCCTGTTTACTGCTCTGGCGCTTGAGTCTTAGCTGTTCCTCTTCTTGATATGCCATAGATTCCTCATTTTTAGTTATTTGCTAAACGAGTAGTTATTTTACTGTATGCTAAACCCGTCTACAAGTATGAGAAACCCGTTATCTGGTTATTATACTCCAAATAGCTTAAAAATTCGCTTTTCAGGCGGGCAAATTGACACCATTTCTATGCTATGGTACTGTAATTTATAGGTGTTTTAATAATTTTTATACTGCTGGAAGGAGCTACTAATGCTGGAAAAAGTAGAAGCCGTTCTGGATAAAATCAGACCGGCCCTGGAAGCCGACGGCGGCAATGTTGAACTGGTAGATGTTGTGGACGGAGTAGTAAAAGTAAAACTGGTTGGCGCTTGTGCCGGCTGCCCCATGTCTACAATGACCCTGAAAAACGGCATTGAGCGTATCCTGAAGCGCGAAATACCCGAAGTCAAAGAAGTAGTGGCTGCCTAAAGCAGCCACTCTCTTTTTATACAGATTAAATCTTTCGTTTATATCCTTTGAAACCTCTAGTCTTTTTCCATCTCAAAGGCTTTGTGTATAGCCCTTACCGCATCTTTTACCTTGTCTTCTTCTATAATGCAGGTTATGCGAATTTCCGAAGTGGAAATTAGCAAAATATTTATACCGGCATCTGACAAAGCTTTGAACATGCGGGCGGCATAACCGGGGGCATTTAACATACCCGTACCGATAATACTGACTTTACCTATCTTGGAATCACTCAGCACTTCTCTGGCCTGAATTTCCTTGGCAATAGGACCTATAACCTCCAGCGCCTTGCCCAAATCTGACTTGGTTACTGTAAAGGTGAGGTCTGTTATATGGTCCTGGCTGGAGTTCTGGACTATTGTATCCACGCTGACTCCGGCTTTGGCCAGAGGTGCAAAAAGACCGGCCGCTATGCCCGGCTTGTCAGGCACCCCTAGTATGGTTATCTTGGCAACCTCAAAATCATGGGCTATACCGCTGACCTTGTTTCGTATTTCCATATTTTCCCCTCCATGTATCAGTGTGCCGGGATTTTCATTAAAACTGGAAGCTACCAGAATAGGTATATTGTACACCTGACCTATTTCCACCGCTCGCGGGTGCATTATTTTTGCCCCGTAAGACGAAAGTTCCAGCATTTCTTCATAACTTATTTCCGAAAGACGCCGGGCATCCGGTATCAGGCGGGGGTCAGCGGTATAAACGCCATCCACGTCTGTATAACGTTCGCATCTGCTGGCACCCAGACTAGCCGCCAGAGCAACCGCAGTGGTATCAGAACCGCCACGCCCCAGGGTGGTAATATCCTGGCAGTCCGAAATACCCTGAAAACCGGCCACGATGACAACCCTGCCTTTGTCCAGCTCTTCATGAATACGCTTGGGGTCAATGCCGGTGATTCGGGCTTTTGAATGAGCCGAATCTGTGCGTATACCCGCCTGCTGGCCTGAAAGGCTAATCGCATCCTGCCCCATATTTTTAAGCGCCATAGCCAACAGGGTGCTTGAGACTATTTCACCGGTAGAAAGCAAAACGTCCATTTCCCGCGGTTCGGGACAGTCATTAAGCTTGTGGGCAAGGGCAATCAGGTCATCTGTGGTGTCTCCCATAGCCGAAACCACCGCCACTACATCGCTGCCCTTCTGGCGGGCGGCAATAATCCGCTTGGCTACGTGTTTAATTCTTTCAGCATCACCAACCGAAGTGCCGCCGTATTTATGAACTACAATTGCCATACTAAACCCCAAACAATCTGTTTATATTTTGCCTGTCCGTTTTGTTGACTGCGCAGGCTTAAAAGCCGGATTTTGTCCTATATTATAAACCTTTAGCCTGAAAATAAAAGGCTCAGGCGCGGCTGCCCCACCAAAGAACAAACATGATTATCACCAAAACCACCGCCCCGACTATAATCCAGGTAAAAAGGCTGCGTTCCACGCTCTTGCGGCGGGCATTTCCAGCCAGCCGCCTGCGGGTGCAATCCACACAGGTACAGGCCGGGGGATGCCCGTTGTACATGGCGTTCCGGTATCTGTCATCTTCTCTGGGCAT
It encodes:
- a CDS encoding aspartate kinase codes for the protein MAIVVHKYGGTSVGDAERIKHVAKRIIAARQKGSDVVAVVSAMGDTTDDLIALAHKLNDCPEPREMDVLLSTGEIVSSTLLAMALKNMGQDAISLSGQQAGIRTDSAHSKARITGIDPKRIHEELDKGRVVIVAGFQGISDCQDITTLGRGGSDTTAVALAASLGASRCERYTDVDGVYTADPRLIPDARRLSEISYEEMLELSSYGAKIMHPRAVEIGQVYNIPILVASSFNENPGTLIHGGENMEIRNKVSGIAHDFEVAKITILGVPDKPGIAAGLFAPLAKAGVSVDTIVQNSSQDHITDLTFTVTKSDLGKALEVIGPIAKEIQAREVLSDSKIGKVSIIGTGMLNAPGYAARMFKALSDAGINILLISTSEIRITCIIEEDKVKDAVRAIHKAFEMEKD
- a CDS encoding TIGR03960 family B12-binding radical SAM protein; translation: MNYPEHILHQVEKPGRYTGGEWNSVCKEWSKTPLKVALSFPDTYEIGMSNLAIPLLYDILNRNTDILAERVFSPWLDMENLIRERKLPFVSLESGHPVKEFDILGFSLGYELTYTNILNMLSLASIPMLAAERGGDFPLVIAGGSCSLNPEPLADFIDAFVIGDAEEAIQDLCQAVLDARNYNLSKDQMLRELAKIPGIYIPCLYKAEYNPDGTLKSITPTTPEAPPVINRRILPALPPPTVKPVVPYIEVVQDRGAVEISRGCSRGCRFCSAGIIYRPVRVRPAAEVVSAVEGIMDNCGYDEISLLSLSCSDYPGIENLVKTLAEKYADKHLALSLPSLRLTPDSVGLVNVLAGGRKSGLTFAPEAASERLQRVINKLTSEEELCDTACTAFESGWTSFKMYFMIGLPTETDEDAAAICQMAGRVNALSRGAPGRRPQIRLSLASYVPKAHTPFQWEAQLDEESLYRRADIVRQGLKRWGIKVSWSDTKMSLLEAVFSRGDRRLGKVIYTAWQKGAKFDAWSECFNFTLWQEAFDECSLSPSFYAHRKRPLDETLPWGHINAGVSAEFLKKEYARSVEGQDTPDCREGKCHACGLEKTVTECNNRLHRK
- a CDS encoding tetratricopeptide repeat protein, giving the protein MAYQEEEQLRLKRQSSKQAVSLAMEGRWQEAVEVNKKIIDQFPNDVEAFNRLGRAYLELAIYPEAIAAYTRAREIDPYNVIAEKNLHRLEVLSKENTTAGPVIHRVQPQDFLEEIGKAGVINLTRLAPKGVLARIVAGDQLCLRIDGANLWVENCGGEVLGMVDIPTSKRLIKLMKGGNKYSATVISSNEEKLVVIIRETFQHPSQMGIPSFSSRGLSKSSAGTEPDESDKEEGGYEIEVDETELMAEEAEAESQTYTDDENEGDLEV
- the gyrA gene encoding DNA gyrase subunit A, translated to MVTGNTRPINIEDEMKGSYLDYAMSVIVSRALPDVRDGLKPVQRRILYAMNDLGMKHNTPYKKSARIVGEVLGKYHPHGDSSVYDAMVRMAQPFSYRYPLVDGQGNFGSVDNDPAAAMRYTEARLAQIAEQLLTDIDKNTVDFMPNFDSSLEEPTVLPARIPNLLMNGSSGIAVGMATNIPPHNLAELCQAICYLIDNPDCGVDELMQFVSGPDFPTGGTILGTDGIKSAYATGKGKIVIQAKAHIGEVDNRKAIFVTEIPYQVNKAELVAKIAELVKDRKLVGISDLRDESDRQGMRVVIELKRDAEPQQVLNSLYKHTNMRTSFFVNMLALVDGQPQVLSLKEVLKNFIDFRHLIITRRSQFELKAAKDRAHILEGLKKALDFIDRIIAIIRSSENGDTARKNLMAEFDFSAIQAQAILDLQLRRLANLERQKILDEYAELMKRIGYLEDLLSHPEKIYALVKEDAKDLRGSYGQSRATEISNQGVIEFREEDLVPHMDVIVTLSERGFIKRVPANVFRLQHRGGTGIMGMPTREADAVRFLSVSDTHDTLLFFTNRGKVFSLRCFDIPDDASRIAKGTAIVNLIPVTQDERITAILDLKSFPADHFLLMATNKGEIKKTSLQEFTAVRSSGLIAMDLATSDELVAAVETTEEKDILLATRLGQSIRFPVSELRTSLRASGGVKAIVLSKGDEVVSMDVAQEGTLVITVTENGAGKLTAIEEYPQQHRAGSGVINFKVVDKTGEVVASKVVSETDQMMLISADGMVTRTQVKEEDPSHGIPIMGRATQGVRVMRLEEGDRVVAVATF
- a CDS encoding NifU family protein, with translation MLEKVEAVLDKIRPALEADGGNVELVDVVDGVVKVKLVGACAGCPMSTMTLKNGIERILKREIPEVKEVVAA